A single region of the Terriglobia bacterium genome encodes:
- the xerC gene encoding site-specific tyrosine recombinase XerC, with translation MARITKKRKPEAPPASPLAALMEKHLEALRVLNYSEYTVKNRRVHLGFFLAWCHDRGITEPTEVTRPILEHYQRYLFHYRQKNGNPLSFRSQHTRLVPIRVWFRWLARQHHILHNPASELELPRLEHRLPKSVLSVGEIEQVLAQPDIRDPLGLRDRALMETLYSTGMRRRELANLKVYDLDTERGTVTIRQGKGKKDRMIPIGERAAAWMEKYIREARPKLVVEPDDHTVFLSNAGEPFCLDHLSDLVREHVDAANIGKRGACHMIRHTMATLMLDNGADTRYIQEMLGHADLKTTQIYTQVSIRQLKRIHAATHPGASLEKKSPAPAADNPGDEDALHSAPNQGHKDDGDE, from the coding sequence ATGGCAAGGATAACGAAGAAGCGCAAACCGGAAGCGCCTCCGGCATCTCCCTTAGCCGCATTGATGGAAAAGCACCTGGAGGCGCTGCGGGTGCTGAACTACTCGGAATACACGGTAAAGAACCGGCGCGTGCACCTTGGCTTCTTCCTTGCGTGGTGTCACGATCGCGGCATCACGGAGCCCACGGAGGTCACACGGCCCATCCTGGAGCATTATCAGAGATACCTGTTCCATTACCGGCAGAAGAACGGCAATCCGTTGAGCTTCCGGAGCCAGCATACGCGCCTGGTGCCGATCCGGGTTTGGTTCCGGTGGCTGGCGCGCCAGCACCACATCCTGCACAACCCGGCGTCGGAGCTGGAGCTGCCGCGATTGGAACACCGTTTGCCGAAGTCGGTGCTCTCGGTTGGCGAGATCGAGCAGGTGTTGGCCCAGCCGGACATCCGGGATCCCTTGGGACTGCGGGACCGCGCCCTGATGGAGACGCTATATTCGACGGGCATGCGGCGGCGGGAGCTTGCGAATCTAAAGGTCTACGATCTCGACACCGAACGCGGCACGGTGACGATCCGCCAGGGGAAAGGCAAGAAGGACCGGATGATTCCGATCGGCGAACGCGCCGCAGCCTGGATGGAGAAATATATCCGTGAGGCGCGGCCCAAGCTGGTCGTGGAGCCTGACGATCACACGGTGTTTCTTTCGAACGCCGGCGAACCGTTTTGTTTGGATCACTTGAGCGACCTGGTGCGCGAGCACGTGGACGCCGCCAACATCGGCAAGCGCGGCGCCTGCCACATGATCCGCCACACGATGGCCACGTTGATGCTGGATAACGGCGCCGACACTCGCTACATCCAGGAGATGCTTGGGCACGCCGATTTGAAAACAACTCAGATTTACACGCAGGTATCGATCCGGCAGCTGAAGCGGATCCACGCAGCCACGCACCCGGGCGCGTCGCTCGAAAAGAAATCACCCGCGCCGGCCGCCGACAACCCTGGAGACGAGGATGCCTTGCACTCCGCACCAAACCAGGGCCATAAGGATGATGGAGATGAGTAA